A section of the Hevea brasiliensis isolate MT/VB/25A 57/8 chromosome 17, ASM3005281v1, whole genome shotgun sequence genome encodes:
- the LOC131175284 gene encoding tetraspanin-15-like, protein MKDYDCEKLLRLPNLQIRLGIFMIFVFLISNIVVFFRSRFPIPGFFIVMVPLIVIFTMGLALAGMDKMESSRIMATPAWFKEKVRHHDHWRNIKSCIYNNGFCEDLASRSMNLKAYEFSLKKLSSVESGCCNPPKICEMEYVNATFWRKGEEMSENQVQIGDRETWNNKCIYYVMTVRLANKVCGNNGKNGGI, encoded by the exons ATGAAAGATTATGACTGTGAAAAGCTCTTGAGGTTGCCAAATCTACAGATAAGGCTTGGCATTTTCATGATCTTTGTTTTCTTGATTAGCAACATTGTTGTTTTCTTTAGATCTCGATTTCCAATACCTGGTTTCTTTATAGTTATGGTGCCTTTGATTGTAATATTTACCATGGGTCTTGCACTTGCTGGAATGGACAAGATGGAGAGTAGTAGAATAATGGCAACACCTGCTTGGTTTAAAGAAAAAGTTCGTCATCATGATCACTGGAGAAACATTAAATCTTGCATCtataataatggattttgtgaAGACTTGGCTTCAAGATCAATGAATCTAAAAGCATATGAGTTCAGTTTGAAAAAATTATCATCCGTGGAG TCTGGATGCTGCAACCCACCAAAAATATGTGAAATGGAGTATGTGAATGCAACATTTTGGAGAAAAGGAGAAGAGATGAGTGAAAATCAAGTGCAAATAGGGGATCGTGAAACATGGAACAATAAATGTATATACTATGTTATGACTGTGAGACTTGCAAACAAGGTTTGTGGGAATAATGGAAAAAATGGCGGAATCTAG